In Pseudonocardia sp. C8, one genomic interval encodes:
- a CDS encoding long-chain fatty acid--CoA ligase → MQLTQSLERAVQQTPQLAATVFGDRTRTWAQCRDRVARFAGALRSLGVRPGDRVAILALNRDDYHEFQLAVPWAGGVGVPVNTRWSVEEIAFSLTDSGTRVLVVDDTFVDLVPAVLDHAPVVETVIYCGDGDAPGALQSYETLIAEHDPVPDAGRGGDDLAAIYYTGGTTGRPKGVMLSHANLLSSALGTAATEHFLVPGGRFLHAAPMFHLADGAAWVARNLLGGTHVIVSGFTPAGVAAAIAEHQVTDILLVPTMIQMLVDSPEAAQHDLSSLRRLFYGASPISEAVLERAAARLPDTEFSQLYGMTELAPVCTILTPADHARPELRRAAGRAAPHGSVRVVDEYDEPLPPRSVGEIVARGPHVMLGYWDRPEETATALRGGWMHTGDGGYLDEEGYLFVVDRIKDMIVSGGENVYSAEVENALARHPAVASCAVIGVPDEQWGERVHAVVVTAPDASVTPDELRSHCRELIAGYKCPRSVEFVDALPMSGAGKILKRELRAAHWGGADRNVS, encoded by the coding sequence ATGCAGCTCACCCAGTCCCTCGAGCGGGCGGTCCAGCAGACGCCGCAGCTCGCCGCGACCGTCTTCGGTGACCGGACCCGCACCTGGGCCCAGTGCCGCGACCGGGTCGCCCGGTTCGCCGGCGCCCTGCGGTCGCTCGGTGTCCGGCCCGGCGACCGGGTCGCGATCCTCGCGCTGAACCGCGACGACTACCACGAGTTCCAGCTCGCGGTCCCGTGGGCGGGCGGGGTCGGCGTCCCGGTGAACACCCGGTGGAGCGTCGAGGAGATCGCGTTCTCCCTGACCGACTCGGGCACCCGGGTGCTGGTCGTCGACGACACGTTCGTCGATCTCGTCCCGGCCGTGCTCGACCACGCCCCGGTCGTCGAGACGGTGATCTACTGCGGTGACGGGGACGCCCCCGGGGCCCTGCAGTCCTACGAGACGCTGATCGCCGAGCACGACCCGGTCCCGGACGCCGGTCGCGGCGGCGATGACCTGGCCGCCATCTACTACACCGGCGGCACGACCGGGCGCCCCAAGGGCGTCATGCTCAGCCACGCGAACCTGCTCAGCTCCGCGCTCGGGACCGCGGCCACCGAGCACTTCCTGGTCCCCGGGGGCCGGTTCCTGCACGCCGCGCCGATGTTCCACCTCGCGGACGGCGCGGCCTGGGTGGCCCGCAACCTCCTCGGCGGCACCCACGTGATCGTGTCCGGGTTCACCCCGGCCGGCGTGGCGGCCGCGATCGCCGAGCACCAGGTGACCGACATCCTGCTCGTCCCCACGATGATCCAGATGCTGGTCGACTCCCCCGAGGCGGCGCAGCACGACCTGTCGAGCCTGCGGCGCCTCTTCTACGGTGCCTCCCCGATCAGCGAGGCGGTCCTCGAACGCGCGGCGGCACGGCTGCCGGACACCGAGTTCTCGCAGCTCTACGGGATGACCGAGCTGGCCCCGGTGTGCACGATCCTCACCCCGGCCGACCACGCGCGTCCGGAGCTGCGGCGCGCCGCCGGCCGGGCCGCCCCGCACGGCTCGGTCCGGGTCGTCGACGAGTACGACGAGCCCCTCCCCCCGCGCAGCGTCGGCGAGATCGTCGCCCGCGGGCCGCACGTCATGCTGGGCTACTGGGACCGGCCCGAGGAGACGGCGACCGCGCTCCGCGGTGGGTGGATGCACACCGGCGACGGGGGCTACCTCGACGAGGAGGGGTACCTGTTCGTCGTCGACCGGATCAAGGACATGATCGTCTCGGGCGGGGAGAACGTGTACTCGGCCGAGGTCGAGAACGCGCTGGCCCGCCACCCGGCCGTGGCCTCCTGCGCGGTGATCGGGGTCCCGGACGAGCAGTGGGGCGAGCGCGTGCACGCGGTGGTGGTGACCGCGCCGGACGCGTCGGTCACGCCCGACGAGCTGCGCAGCCACTGCCGCGAGCTGATCGCCGGCTACAAGTGCCCGCGCAGCGTGGAGTTCGTCGACGCGCTGCCGATGTCCGGTGCGGGCAAGATCCTCAAGCGGGAGCTGAGGGCGGCGCACTGGGGCGGCGCGGACCGCAACGTCTCCTGA
- a CDS encoding SDR family NAD(P)-dependent oxidoreductase yields the protein MTAPLTDRVALVTGSGRGIGREIARKLAGAGAAVVVNDLDADVAAQTVDEITAAGGRATACAGSVTDPGFAQRFVDTATDTYGGLHIIVNNAGYTWDTVVQKMTDQQWDDILDVHLKAPFRILRAAQPVISAAVRAERAAGGPRITRKVVNISSVAGTAGNAGQINYSSAKAGVTGMTRTLAKEWGRYDVTVNCVAFGLIRTRLTEAAAGGDAHIDVDGRQIKVGVNPDLLARLEHGIPLGRAGTPAEAAGAVYLFCQPESDYVSGQVLVCGGGFTG from the coding sequence ATGACCGCGCCCCTCACCGACCGCGTCGCCCTCGTCACCGGCTCCGGGCGTGGCATCGGCCGCGAGATCGCACGCAAGCTCGCCGGGGCCGGTGCGGCCGTCGTGGTCAACGACCTGGACGCCGACGTGGCCGCGCAGACGGTGGACGAGATCACGGCCGCGGGCGGGCGGGCCACCGCGTGCGCCGGGAGCGTCACCGACCCCGGCTTCGCGCAGCGGTTCGTCGACACCGCCACCGACACCTACGGCGGCCTGCACATCATCGTGAACAACGCCGGCTACACCTGGGACACCGTCGTGCAGAAGATGACCGACCAGCAGTGGGACGACATCCTCGACGTCCACCTCAAGGCGCCGTTCCGGATCCTCCGCGCCGCCCAGCCGGTGATCTCCGCTGCGGTCAGGGCCGAGCGGGCGGCCGGTGGCCCGCGCATCACCCGCAAGGTCGTCAACATCTCGTCGGTCGCCGGGACGGCCGGCAACGCGGGCCAGATCAACTACAGCTCGGCCAAGGCCGGGGTCACCGGCATGACCAGGACGCTGGCCAAGGAGTGGGGCCGCTACGACGTCACCGTCAACTGCGTCGCGTTCGGCTTGATCCGGACCCGGCTCACGGAGGCCGCCGCCGGCGGCGACGCGCACATCGACGTCGACGGCCGCCAGATCAAGGTCGGCGTGAACCCGGACCTGCTCGCCCGGCTCGAGCACGGCATCCCGCTCGGCCGGGCCGGGACACCGGCCGAGGCCGCCGGTGCGGTCTACCTGTTCTGCCAGCCGGAGAGCGACTACGTCTCCGGGCAGGTGCTGGTCTGCGGTGGTGGGTTCACTGGCTGA
- a CDS encoding lipid-transfer protein: MSRSAHIAGVGMVPFTKPRETQGYETMGAQAARAALQDAGVDYDLVQQAYVGYVYGDSTSGQAALYPVGLTGVPVVNVNNNCSTGSSALFLARQAVASGAVECALALGFEQMVDGALSMAYTDRRSPFASFDEAARPLQERDEKAPFAAQYFGGAGREHMERYGTEQATFAKISVKARRHAANNPYAVFRTPVSEDEVLASPAVYGPLTRLMCCPPTCGAAAAVVCSAEFARRHGIDASVVVRAQSMTTDTPSTFEAGDMRRIVGYDLTAAAATQVYEAAGVSPEDVPVVELHDCFATNELITYEGLGLTPEGSAEKFVRDGDNTYGGRVVTNPSGGLLSKGHPLGATGLAQCAELVWQLRGTAGPRQVDGARLALQHNLGLGGACVVTLYERVAA; encoded by the coding sequence ATGAGTCGAAGTGCGCACATCGCGGGGGTCGGGATGGTGCCGTTCACCAAGCCGCGCGAGACGCAGGGCTACGAGACGATGGGAGCGCAGGCCGCCCGCGCGGCCCTGCAGGACGCCGGGGTGGACTACGACCTCGTCCAGCAGGCGTACGTCGGCTACGTCTACGGGGACTCGACGTCGGGACAGGCTGCGCTGTACCCGGTCGGGCTGACCGGCGTCCCGGTCGTCAACGTCAACAACAACTGCTCGACGGGCTCGTCGGCGCTGTTCCTCGCCCGGCAGGCCGTCGCCTCCGGCGCGGTGGAGTGCGCGCTCGCGCTGGGCTTCGAGCAGATGGTCGACGGTGCCCTGTCGATGGCCTACACCGATCGCCGGTCACCGTTCGCGAGCTTCGACGAGGCCGCCCGGCCCCTGCAGGAACGCGACGAGAAGGCCCCGTTCGCCGCGCAGTACTTCGGCGGCGCCGGCCGCGAACACATGGAGCGCTACGGCACCGAGCAGGCCACGTTCGCCAAGATCTCGGTCAAGGCGCGCCGGCACGCGGCGAACAACCCGTACGCGGTCTTCCGCACCCCGGTGTCCGAGGACGAGGTGCTCGCCTCGCCGGCCGTCTACGGCCCGCTGACCCGCCTGATGTGCTGCCCGCCCACCTGCGGTGCGGCGGCCGCCGTGGTGTGCAGCGCCGAGTTCGCCCGCCGGCACGGCATCGACGCCTCGGTCGTGGTCCGCGCCCAGTCGATGACCACGGACACCCCGAGCACGTTCGAGGCCGGCGACATGCGCCGCATCGTCGGGTACGACCTCACCGCCGCCGCGGCGACCCAGGTCTACGAGGCCGCCGGGGTGTCCCCGGAGGACGTGCCGGTCGTGGAGCTGCACGACTGCTTCGCGACCAACGAGCTGATCACCTACGAGGGCCTCGGCCTGACGCCGGAGGGATCCGCGGAGAAGTTCGTGCGGGACGGGGACAACACCTACGGCGGCCGGGTCGTGACCAACCCGTCCGGCGGGCTGCTGTCCAAGGGGCATCCGCTCGGCGCCACCGGGCTCGCCCAGTGCGCCGAGCTGGTCTGGCAGCTGCGCGGGACCGCCGGCCCGCGGCAGGTGGACGGCGCGCGCCTGGCCCTGCAGCACAATCTCGGCCTCGGCGGGGCCTGCGTGGTCACGCTCTACGAGCGGGTGGCGGCATGA
- a CDS encoding MaoC/PaaZ C-terminal domain-containing protein: MTAVPGRVEVGTELPPLELPPITRTTLALFGPASGDLNPIHLDLDVARSAGLDDVFAHGMLSMAYLGRLLTGWVDQRAVRSFGVRFAAITPVHARPTCHGRVTAVDAVDGERRATLALTVTLADGTTTLTGDAVVALDTPGTETP; the protein is encoded by the coding sequence GTGACCGCCGTGCCCGGCCGGGTGGAGGTGGGCACCGAGCTCCCGCCGCTGGAGCTGCCCCCGATCACCCGGACCACGCTGGCCCTGTTCGGCCCTGCCTCCGGGGACCTCAACCCGATCCATCTCGACCTCGACGTGGCCCGCTCGGCCGGGCTGGACGACGTGTTCGCCCACGGCATGCTGTCGATGGCCTACCTCGGGCGGCTGCTCACCGGATGGGTCGACCAGCGCGCGGTCCGCTCCTTCGGTGTGCGGTTCGCGGCGATCACCCCGGTGCACGCCCGGCCGACCTGCCACGGCCGGGTCACCGCCGTCGACGCCGTCGACGGCGAGCGGCGCGCCACGCTCGCCCTCACCGTCACCCTCGCCGACGGCACCACCACGCTCACCGGCGACGCCGTCGTCGCCCTCGACACCCCCGGAACGGAGACCCCATGA
- a CDS encoding MaoC family dehydratase N-terminal domain-containing protein, giving the protein MSARIDDSVVGTVQPTVEVDVERGRLRAFSHAIGETDPVYVDVDAARAAGHPDLPVPPTFLFGAGLGRGGDDFTWLTALGVDLRGVLHGSQRFTYHSVAHAGDSLRLTPQIVDTYEKKGGTLRFLVRQTVVTRVDGSAVADLEETIVVREVGS; this is encoded by the coding sequence ATGAGCGCGCGGATCGACGACTCGGTCGTCGGGACCGTCCAGCCGACGGTCGAGGTCGACGTCGAACGCGGCCGGCTGCGGGCGTTCTCCCACGCCATCGGCGAGACCGACCCCGTCTACGTCGACGTCGACGCGGCGCGCGCGGCCGGTCATCCGGACCTGCCGGTACCGCCGACGTTCCTGTTCGGCGCCGGGCTCGGCCGCGGTGGCGACGACTTCACCTGGCTCACCGCGCTCGGCGTCGACCTGCGCGGTGTGCTGCACGGCTCGCAGCGGTTCACCTACCACTCGGTGGCCCACGCCGGGGACTCCCTGCGGCTCACCCCGCAGATCGTCGACACCTACGAGAAGAAGGGCGGCACGTTGCGGTTCCTCGTCCGGCAGACGGTCGTGACCCGGGTGGACGGGTCGGCGGTGGCCGACCTCGAGGAGACGATCGTGGTGCGGGAGGTCGGATCGTGA
- a CDS encoding TetR/AcrR family transcriptional regulator has protein sequence MSTDTPPRTAAPRRRPRDRKQQILTAARDQFWSRGYHQVGMAELAAAVDIGASALYRHFRSKHDLLLAALDEDLTAAERTVGLTGADVVDGLARVGLERRGFGLLWEREAGHLLPAERIAIWRRLRRLAEAVEAAVPAPDAANLRAWAALSVTNSPSHHRVALDQERFRRLLGEAAHACLAVSLPDPPRPAPVPRRAGRGLAPASRREALLAAALRLFAERGYPSVGLTDIGAATGIAGPSVYNHFPTKVDLLDAALRRGEERLWLGLHHVLARADDEASALRALVEDYTAFAHTDPRLVGVLHSELIHLPEERRAVFRTHQLEYVAEWVALLGIVRPDLDATECRVLVHAALAVVNGLARVRPLHRRPGLASEIATLGHATLRGR, from the coding sequence ATGAGCACCGACACCCCGCCGCGGACCGCGGCCCCGCGCCGCAGGCCGCGCGACCGCAAGCAGCAGATCCTCACCGCGGCCCGGGACCAGTTCTGGTCCCGTGGCTACCACCAGGTGGGCATGGCCGAGCTCGCGGCGGCCGTCGACATCGGGGCCAGCGCCCTCTACCGGCACTTCCGGAGCAAGCACGACCTGCTCCTGGCCGCGCTCGACGAGGACCTGACCGCAGCCGAGCGGACGGTCGGCCTGACCGGCGCCGACGTGGTGGACGGCCTGGCCCGGGTCGGCCTGGAACGCCGCGGGTTCGGGCTGCTCTGGGAGCGGGAGGCGGGGCACCTGCTGCCGGCCGAGCGGATCGCGATCTGGCGGCGGCTGCGCAGGCTCGCCGAGGCCGTCGAGGCGGCGGTGCCCGCCCCGGACGCCGCGAACCTCCGCGCCTGGGCGGCCCTGTCGGTGACCAACAGCCCGTCCCACCACCGGGTGGCCCTCGACCAGGAGCGGTTCCGGCGGCTGCTCGGCGAGGCCGCGCACGCCTGCCTCGCCGTGTCGCTGCCGGACCCGCCGCGGCCGGCACCCGTTCCGCGCCGTGCCGGGCGCGGGCTCGCCCCGGCCTCCCGGCGCGAGGCGCTCCTGGCCGCGGCGCTGCGCCTGTTCGCCGAGCGGGGCTACCCCTCGGTGGGGCTCACCGACATCGGCGCCGCCACCGGGATCGCCGGGCCGAGCGTGTACAACCACTTCCCGACCAAGGTCGACCTGCTCGACGCCGCCCTGCGGCGCGGGGAGGAACGTCTCTGGCTCGGCCTGCACCACGTCCTCGCCCGGGCCGACGACGAGGCCTCGGCGCTGCGCGCCCTGGTCGAGGACTACACCGCGTTCGCCCACACCGATCCCCGGCTCGTCGGCGTCCTGCACTCGGAGCTCATCCACCTGCCCGAGGAACGACGGGCCGTGTTCCGGACCCACCAGCTCGAGTACGTCGCCGAGTGGGTCGCGCTGCTCGGCATCGTCCGGCCGGACCTCGACGCGACCGAATGCCGGGTCCTGGTCCACGCGGCACTGGCCGTCGTCAACGGCCTGGCCCGGGTCCGGCCCCTGCACCGCCGGCCCGGCCTCGCGTCCGAGATCGCGACCCTCGGCCACGCCACGCTCCGCGGTCGGTGA
- a CDS encoding glycosyltransferase family 4 protein, giving the protein MARTLLVTNDFPPRPGGIQSYLHDLARGLPPGDLAVYAPAWRGDREFDAAQPFPVHRHRTSLMLPVGEVARRAACLAREHGAGTVWFGATAPLGLLGPGLRRRAGIARVVASTHGHEVGWSMLPGARQVLRRIGADADVVTTVSRWTRDRLGAAFGPDAALEPLPPPVDTARFAPDPAARAAIRSRYALGSAPVVSCVSRLVPRKGQDVLVAALPRIRERVPGTRLLLVGGGPYRDRLRRLAARCGVADAVVVTGGVPAADLAAHHAAGDVFALPCRTHLGGLDVEGLGIALLEAAAAGLPVVAGDSGGAPETVEEGVTGHVVPGRDVAAVADRIASLLADPDRAAAMGRAGRERVRHIWGGPASVTRLRTFLAPPGTHSWSFSPVPQD; this is encoded by the coding sequence GTGGCGCGCACGCTGCTCGTGACCAACGACTTCCCGCCGCGCCCCGGCGGGATCCAGAGCTATCTGCACGACCTCGCCCGCGGCCTGCCGCCCGGCGACCTCGCGGTCTACGCGCCCGCCTGGCGCGGGGACCGGGAGTTCGACGCCGCCCAGCCCTTCCCGGTGCACCGGCACCGCACGTCGCTGATGCTGCCGGTCGGGGAGGTCGCCCGGCGGGCCGCGTGCCTGGCGCGCGAGCACGGCGCCGGCACCGTCTGGTTCGGCGCCACCGCGCCGCTCGGCCTGCTCGGGCCGGGCCTGCGGCGCCGGGCCGGGATCGCCCGCGTCGTCGCGTCCACCCACGGCCACGAGGTGGGCTGGTCGATGCTGCCCGGCGCCCGGCAGGTGCTGCGCCGGATCGGGGCCGACGCGGACGTCGTCACCACCGTGTCGCGCTGGACCCGGGACCGGCTCGGCGCGGCGTTCGGCCCGGACGCCGCCCTGGAGCCGCTACCACCGCCGGTGGACACGGCCCGCTTCGCCCCGGACCCGGCCGCGCGGGCGGCGATCCGGTCCCGGTACGCACTCGGCTCGGCCCCGGTCGTGTCCTGCGTGTCCCGGCTGGTGCCACGCAAGGGGCAGGACGTGCTGGTCGCGGCGCTGCCCCGGATCCGGGAGCGGGTGCCGGGCACCCGGCTCCTGCTGGTCGGCGGCGGCCCCTACCGGGACCGGCTGCGGCGCCTGGCCGCCCGGTGCGGGGTGGCCGACGCCGTCGTCGTCACCGGGGGAGTGCCGGCCGCCGACCTCGCGGCGCACCACGCCGCGGGGGACGTCTTCGCGCTGCCCTGCCGCACCCATCTCGGCGGCCTGGACGTCGAGGGGCTGGGCATCGCGCTGCTGGAGGCCGCGGCGGCCGGGCTGCCGGTCGTCGCCGGGGACTCCGGCGGGGCCCCGGAGACCGTCGAGGAGGGCGTCACCGGGCACGTCGTCCCGGGCCGGGACGTCGCGGCCGTCGCCGACCGGATCGCGTCCCTGCTGGCCGACCCGGACCGGGCCGCGGCGATGGGCCGGGCCGGCCGAGAACGGGTGCGCCACATCTGGGGCGGCCCCGCCTCCGTGACCCGCCTGCGCACGTTCCTCGCCCCACCGGGAACCCACTCATGGAGCTTCAGTCCCGTGCCACAGGACTAA
- a CDS encoding enoyl-CoA hydratase-related protein: protein MGSLAEPGTARVEVDAGVATVMLDRPPRNALTAAFAEAIVGALDDVGADRRVRAMVLTGAGRTFCAGADLLDGPESLRRLLEDDGADRPGYREPAARIVTAIRRLRVPVIAAVNGDAAGGGATISLAADVRYAAAGARFSFPFTRLGVCPEGASTYHLPRLVGPGRAADWLLSGRRIDADEALAAGLVSRLLPADRVLEEARAWAREVALRCSPAAVAATRGLLAAAPDTPEAASAAESRTLVELAAGPDCPEGVSAFLERRDPRFRPVDTLSRTP from the coding sequence GTGGGTTCACTGGCTGAGCCCGGTACGGCCCGCGTCGAGGTCGACGCGGGCGTCGCGACTGTCATGCTGGACCGGCCCCCGCGCAACGCGCTGACCGCCGCCTTCGCCGAGGCGATCGTGGGTGCCCTCGACGACGTCGGTGCCGACCGCCGGGTCCGCGCCATGGTCCTGACCGGGGCAGGCCGCACGTTCTGCGCCGGCGCCGACCTGCTCGACGGCCCGGAATCACTGCGCCGGCTGCTCGAGGACGACGGCGCCGACCGGCCCGGCTACCGCGAGCCCGCAGCCCGGATCGTGACGGCGATCCGCCGGCTCCGGGTCCCGGTGATCGCGGCGGTCAACGGGGACGCCGCCGGGGGCGGGGCCACGATCTCCCTCGCGGCCGATGTCCGATACGCCGCCGCCGGAGCCCGGTTCTCGTTCCCGTTCACCCGGCTCGGCGTGTGCCCGGAGGGCGCATCGACCTACCACCTGCCCCGGCTGGTCGGTCCCGGCCGGGCCGCGGACTGGTTGCTGTCCGGCCGGCGGATCGACGCCGACGAGGCCCTCGCCGCCGGTCTCGTGTCCCGGCTGCTTCCGGCGGACCGGGTGCTCGAGGAGGCCCGTGCCTGGGCCCGCGAGGTGGCGCTGCGGTGCTCGCCGGCGGCCGTGGCCGCCACCCGCGGCCTGCTCGCCGCCGCACCGGACACCCCGGAGGCCGCCTCCGCCGCGGAGAGCCGCACGCTCGTCGAGCTGGCGGCGGGGCCGGACTGCCCGGAAGGGGTGTCGGCGTTCCTCGAGCGCCGGGATCCCCGGTTCCGGCCCGTCGATACGCTGTCCCGGACGCCGTGA